In the genome of Meles meles chromosome 4, mMelMel3.1 paternal haplotype, whole genome shotgun sequence, one region contains:
- the NDUFV3 gene encoding NADH dehydrogenase [ubiquinone] flavoprotein 3, mitochondrial isoform X2 yields MLLEAPVFRGLASTVSLSAESGKSEKGLPPNSNRQSPPKNVVEPKERGKLLASPAAAELSKNLSSPSSYLSVVNPGGRVASPRPSPEDSVLCTDEGLPELLSRKTSVEFPQKVLPPFRKQGLDSRAVQENRGGTDDSSSSSSSSSSSSDSESDEEGSGSTADPRVTSRGRGGLPKPQASRSLDNGAPKIAVSTKEKTRSQQGQPDLSPAERPRQAKKKGAPVKPLEDRKDTKPKTTAPRLQADKELMKQHVKEKQIGKTLRLSEKESPKALEVKKASPDHTKLGSSTQPAGSPAPPSEASRAGGQLQAPPETRDGRLEKQVLEQDGEGAFPPVDREGSGRQITGGVLQAGETPGDQVPPVQHVKPAGLELEGRDETASAPGPAERDNTQESAQAASPAEPFDNTTYRNLQHHDYTPYTFLDLNLDLSKFRMPQPSSGRESPRH; encoded by the exons ATGCTCCTAGAAGCACCCGTGTTCCGAGGACTTGCTTCCACGGTTTCCCTCTCTGCAGAATCGGGGAAGAGCGAAAAGGGACTGCCGCCGAATTCCAACAGGCAAAGTCCACCGAAAA ATGTAGTGGAACCAAAGGAGAGGGGCAAGCTACTAGCCAGCCCAGCAGCAGCTGAATTGTCTAAAAACTTGTCTTCACCCAGTTCTTACCTATCAGTTGTGAATCCGGGCGGGAGGGTCGCTAGCCCTCGCCCCAGTCCCGAGGATAGCGTGCTATGCACAGACGAAGGGCTTCCAGAGTTGTTGTCAAGAAAGACTTCggtagagtttcctcaaaaagttctgCCTCCATTCAGAAAACAGGGTTTGGATTCCAGAGCTGTTCAGGAGaacaggggagggacagatgaTTCatcgtcctcgtcatcctcgtCATCCAGCTCCTCTGACTCCGAGTCTGATGAGGAGGGCAGCGGCTCCACGGCTGACCCTCGGGTgacgagcaggggcagaggaggccTTCCCAAACCACAGGCCTCCCGTTCGCTTGACAATGGAGCCCCCAAAATCGCAGTTTCCACCAAAGAGAAGACCCGGTCCCAACAGGGACAGCCAGACTTGAGCCCTGCAGAGAGGCCCCGGCAGGCAAAGAAGAAAGGGGCCCCTGTGAAGCCGTTAGAGGACAGAAAAGACACTAAACCGAAAACCACAGCACCCAGGTTGCAAGCAGATAAGGAGCTGATGAAGCAACACGTAAAGGAGAAGCAAATAGGGAAAACACTTAgattaagtgaaaaagaaagtcCCAAAGCACTGGAAGTTAAAAAAGCCTCACCTGACCATACGAAGTTAGGCTCGTCTACACAGCCGGCTGGCAGCCCCGCGCCGCCGTCAGAAGCAAGCAGAGCAGGGGGGCAGCTGCAGGCTCCTCCTGAGACCAGAGATGGGCGTTTGGAGAAACAAGTCCTGGAACAAGATGGGGAGGGGGCGTTTCCCCCGGTCGACAGGGAAGGTTCGGGAAGGCAGATAACGGGAGGAGTCCTGCAGGCTGGAGAGACGCCGGGAGACCAGGTCCCGCCAGTACAGCACGTGAAGCCTGCCGGCCTGGAGCTCGAGGGAAGGGACGAGACAGCGTCGGCGCCTGGCCCGGCAGAGCGGGACAACACACAGG AGTCCGCTCAGGCTGCCAGCCCCGCCGAGCCGTTCGATAACACCACGTACAGGAACCTCCAGCACCATGACTACACCCCGTACACCTTCTTAGACCTCAACCTGGACCTGTCCAAGTTCAGGATGCCCCAGCCCTCTTCCGGACGGGAGTCCCCTCGCCACTGA
- the NDUFV3 gene encoding NADH dehydrogenase [ubiquinone] flavoprotein 3, mitochondrial isoform X1, with amino-acid sequence MAASLLLRQGRSAALKAMLLEAPVFRGLASTVSLSAESGKSEKGLPPNSNRQSPPKNVVEPKERGKLLASPAAAELSKNLSSPSSYLSVVNPGGRVASPRPSPEDSVLCTDEGLPELLSRKTSVEFPQKVLPPFRKQGLDSRAVQENRGGTDDSSSSSSSSSSSSDSESDEEGSGSTADPRVTSRGRGGLPKPQASRSLDNGAPKIAVSTKEKTRSQQGQPDLSPAERPRQAKKKGAPVKPLEDRKDTKPKTTAPRLQADKELMKQHVKEKQIGKTLRLSEKESPKALEVKKASPDHTKLGSSTQPAGSPAPPSEASRAGGQLQAPPETRDGRLEKQVLEQDGEGAFPPVDREGSGRQITGGVLQAGETPGDQVPPVQHVKPAGLELEGRDETASAPGPAERDNTQESAQAASPAEPFDNTTYRNLQHHDYTPYTFLDLNLDLSKFRMPQPSSGRESPRH; translated from the exons ATGGCGGCCTCACTTCTGCTGCGGCAAGGACGGTCCGCGGCGCTGAAG GCCATGCTCCTAGAAGCACCCGTGTTCCGAGGACTTGCTTCCACGGTTTCCCTCTCTGCAGAATCGGGGAAGAGCGAAAAGGGACTGCCGCCGAATTCCAACAGGCAAAGTCCACCGAAAA ATGTAGTGGAACCAAAGGAGAGGGGCAAGCTACTAGCCAGCCCAGCAGCAGCTGAATTGTCTAAAAACTTGTCTTCACCCAGTTCTTACCTATCAGTTGTGAATCCGGGCGGGAGGGTCGCTAGCCCTCGCCCCAGTCCCGAGGATAGCGTGCTATGCACAGACGAAGGGCTTCCAGAGTTGTTGTCAAGAAAGACTTCggtagagtttcctcaaaaagttctgCCTCCATTCAGAAAACAGGGTTTGGATTCCAGAGCTGTTCAGGAGaacaggggagggacagatgaTTCatcgtcctcgtcatcctcgtCATCCAGCTCCTCTGACTCCGAGTCTGATGAGGAGGGCAGCGGCTCCACGGCTGACCCTCGGGTgacgagcaggggcagaggaggccTTCCCAAACCACAGGCCTCCCGTTCGCTTGACAATGGAGCCCCCAAAATCGCAGTTTCCACCAAAGAGAAGACCCGGTCCCAACAGGGACAGCCAGACTTGAGCCCTGCAGAGAGGCCCCGGCAGGCAAAGAAGAAAGGGGCCCCTGTGAAGCCGTTAGAGGACAGAAAAGACACTAAACCGAAAACCACAGCACCCAGGTTGCAAGCAGATAAGGAGCTGATGAAGCAACACGTAAAGGAGAAGCAAATAGGGAAAACACTTAgattaagtgaaaaagaaagtcCCAAAGCACTGGAAGTTAAAAAAGCCTCACCTGACCATACGAAGTTAGGCTCGTCTACACAGCCGGCTGGCAGCCCCGCGCCGCCGTCAGAAGCAAGCAGAGCAGGGGGGCAGCTGCAGGCTCCTCCTGAGACCAGAGATGGGCGTTTGGAGAAACAAGTCCTGGAACAAGATGGGGAGGGGGCGTTTCCCCCGGTCGACAGGGAAGGTTCGGGAAGGCAGATAACGGGAGGAGTCCTGCAGGCTGGAGAGACGCCGGGAGACCAGGTCCCGCCAGTACAGCACGTGAAGCCTGCCGGCCTGGAGCTCGAGGGAAGGGACGAGACAGCGTCGGCGCCTGGCCCGGCAGAGCGGGACAACACACAGG AGTCCGCTCAGGCTGCCAGCCCCGCCGAGCCGTTCGATAACACCACGTACAGGAACCTCCAGCACCATGACTACACCCCGTACACCTTCTTAGACCTCAACCTGGACCTGTCCAAGTTCAGGATGCCCCAGCCCTCTTCCGGACGGGAGTCCCCTCGCCACTGA
- the NDUFV3 gene encoding NADH dehydrogenase [ubiquinone] flavoprotein 3, mitochondrial isoform X3, with amino-acid sequence MAASLLLRQGRSAALKAMLLEAPVFRGLASTVSLSAESGKSEKGLPPNSNRQSPPKKSAQAASPAEPFDNTTYRNLQHHDYTPYTFLDLNLDLSKFRMPQPSSGRESPRH; translated from the exons ATGGCGGCCTCACTTCTGCTGCGGCAAGGACGGTCCGCGGCGCTGAAG GCCATGCTCCTAGAAGCACCCGTGTTCCGAGGACTTGCTTCCACGGTTTCCCTCTCTGCAGAATCGGGGAAGAGCGAAAAGGGACTGCCGCCGAATTCCAACAGGCAAAGTCCACCGAAAA AGTCCGCTCAGGCTGCCAGCCCCGCCGAGCCGTTCGATAACACCACGTACAGGAACCTCCAGCACCATGACTACACCCCGTACACCTTCTTAGACCTCAACCTGGACCTGTCCAAGTTCAGGATGCCCCAGCCCTCTTCCGGACGGGAGTCCCCTCGCCACTGA
- the LOC123939759 gene encoding uncharacterized protein LOC123939759, with protein sequence MQLRVRLGRRLRILPPASRLPTTGRGRSPSCPCRSPELSNIHIAFLHDRHLSKRSRMAAAGAGLSPACTPALGQRHGLCGPAHAQASEGAADTARRHTFPFRMFRTGLTKMPFSTQTLQFPVLCLPSGWLGWTPGGVPAKPTRHRDGLPRFSRLTGPPPGCTARTLWIPPPVSSPSLQKSKARPPDLGARPCLPQWPAKDQSPCLFVPSRQGLPRGPGTSISASNPG encoded by the exons ATGCAGCTGAGGGTTCGCCTCGGAAGACGCCTCCGGATCCTGCCTCCTGCTTCGCGTCTGCCCACAACGGGCCGTGGGAGGTCGCCCTCCTGCCCGTGCAGGTCCCCAGAGCTCAG CAACATCCACATTGCCTTTCTTCATGACCGTCATTTGTCCAAGCGGTCCCGGATGGCGGCTGCGGGAGCCGGGCTGAGCCCTGCGTGCACTCCCGCCCTCGGCCAGCGCCACGGTCTCTGCGGACCAGCACACGCCCAGGCCTCTGAGGGGGCGGCTGACACGGCGAGGAGGCACACCTTTCCTTTCAGGATGTTTCGCACCGG GCTCACAAAGATGCCCTTTTCTACACAGACTCTCCAATTTCCTGTCCTTTGTCTCCCAAGTGGTTGGCTTGGTTGGACACCAGGAGGTGTCCCGGCCAAACCCACTAGACACAGAGACGGACTTCCCCGGTTCAGCAGACTAACCGGGCCGCCCCCCGGCTGCACGGCGAGGACGCTGTGGATTCCCCCACCTGTCTCAAGTCCTTCCCTGCAAAAGTCCAAGGCGAGACCACCCGACCTTGGGGCCCGGCCCTGCCTGCCGCAGTGGCCTGCAAAAGATCAGTCTCCTTGCTTGTTTGTTCCGTCCAGGCAGGGCCTGCCCCGGGGCCCAGGAACCAGCATTTCCGCTAGCAACCCTGGGTGA